The Humulus lupulus chromosome 4, drHumLupu1.1, whole genome shotgun sequence genome has a window encoding:
- the LOC133829128 gene encoding uncharacterized protein LOC133829128, whose amino-acid sequence MGKKYVRLCFGGRPRSSGCFRVHSLHCIRSKPRSNSFGSVGQKAEFFSQISNNNRTIDRAILPRDDEDKKINANGVELAGNKIMIVVDSSLEAKGALDWALSHTVQSQDTVVLFHVTKPSKQDLTGKVNNLRATEVLHSMKNTCEKKKPGVKVLIELQQGKERGATIVEEAKRQRVSLLVLGQKRKRSIWWSLMRRWSRNGIRGDVEYCIENASCMTIAVRRKHKKQGGYLITTKRHKNFWLLA is encoded by the exons ATGGGGAAAAAATATGTCAGACTTTGCTTTGGAGGCCGGCCCCGAAGTAGTGGTTGTTTCCGGGTTCATTCCCTTCACTGTATTCGATCAAAACCCAGATCCAATTCGTTTGGATCAGTTGGTCAGAAAGCAGAATTTTTTAGCCAAATTAGTAATAATAATAGAACTATTGACAGAGCAATTTTACCAAGAGATGATGAAGATAAGAAGATTAATGCTAATGGGGTTGAGTTAGCGGGGAACAAGATAATGATTGTCGTTGATTCAAGTCTTGAGGCCAAAGGAGCTCTGGATTGGGCTCTTTCACACACTGTTCAGAGCCAAGACACTGTCGTTCTTTTTCATGTGACCAAGCCTTCTAAACAag ACTTAACTGGGAAAGTAAATAATCTCAGGGCTACTGAAGTTCTTCACTCTATGAAAAATACTTGTGAAAAGAAAAAGCCTGGG GTGAAAGTGTTGATAGAATTGCAACAAGGGAAAGAAAGAGGAGCAACAATAGTGGAAGAAGCAAAGCGACAAAGGGTGTCACTACTAGTGCTGGGTCAAAAGAGAAAGAGGTCCATATGGTGGAGCCTAATGAGGAGATGGTCAAGAAATGGGATTCGAGGAGATGTCGAATATTGCATTGAAAATGCTTCATGCATGACCATTGCTGTGAGGAGGAAGCACAAGAAGCAAGGAGGCTACTTGATCACCACTAAGCGTCACAAGAACTTTTGGCTTTTGGCTTAA